From the Anas platyrhynchos isolate ZD024472 breed Pekin duck chromosome 27, IASCAAS_PekinDuck_T2T, whole genome shotgun sequence genome, one window contains:
- the LOC101791298 gene encoding green-sensitive opsin, with product MNGTEGINFYVPMSNKTGVVRSPFEYPQYYLAEPWKYRLVCCYIFFLISTGLPINLLTLLVTFKHKKLRQPLNYILVNLAVADLFMACFGFTVTFYTAWNGYFVFGPVGCAVEGFFATLGGQVALWSLVVLAIERYIVVCKPMGNFRFSATHAMMGIAFTWIMAFSCAAPPLFGWSRYMPEGMQCSCGPDYYTHNPDYHNESYVLYMFIIHFIIPVVVIFFSYGRLICKVREAAAQQQESATTQKAEKEVTRMVILMVLGFMLAWTPYAVVAFWIFTNKGADFTATLMSVPAFFSKSSSLYNPIIYVLMNKQFRNCMITTICCGKNPFGDEDVSSAVSQSKTEVSSVSSSQVSPA from the exons GGGACGGAAGGTATCAATTTTTACGTGCCTATGTCCAACAAGACAGGGGTGGTGCGAAGCCCCTTCGAGTACCCCCAGTATTACCTAGCCGAGCCCTGGAAATACCGCCTTGTGTGCTGCTACATCTTCTTCCTCATCTCCACCGGCCTGCCCATCAACCTCCTCACCCTCCTGGTCACCTTCAAACACAAGAAGCTCCGGCAGCCGCTCAACTACATCCTGGTCAACCTGGCGGTGGCTGACCTCTTCATGGCCTGTTTTGGCTTCACGGTCACCTTCTACACGGCCTGGAACGGATACTTCGTCTTCGGCCCCGTTGGCTGTGCCGTGGAGGGCTTCTTCGCCACGCTGGGAG GCCAGGTTGCCCTGTGGTCCCTGGTGGTCCTGGCCATCGAACGCTACATCGTCGTCTGCAAGCCCATGGGAAATTTCCGCTTCTCCGCGACCCACGCCATGATGGGCATCGCTTTCACCTGGATAATGGCCTTCTCCTGTGCTGCACCTCCCCTCTTCGGCTGGTCCAG ATACATGCCCGAGGGGATGCAGTGCTCCTGCGGCCCCGACTACTACACCCACAACCCCGACTACCACAACGAGTCCTACGTCCTCTACATGTTCATCATCCACTTCATCATCCCGGTCGTGGTCATTTTCTTCTCCTACGGGCGCCTCATTTGCAAAGTCCGAGAG GCAGCCGCGCAGCAGCAGGAGTCGGCCACCACGCAGAAGGCAGAGAAGGAGGTGACGCGGATGGTGATCCTGATGGTGCTGGGCTTCATGCTGGCCTGGACGCCCTACGCCGTGGTGGCGTTCTGGATCTTCACCAACAAGGGAGCAGACTTCACTGCCACGCTCATGTCAGTGCCTGCCTTCTTCTCCAAGAGCTCCTCCCTCTACAACCCCATCATCTACGTCCTCATGAACAAGCAG TTCCGTAACTGCATGATCACCACGATCTGCTGCGGCAAGAACCCCTTTGGGGACGAAGATGTCTCCTCTGCTGTATCCCAGAGCAAGACCGAGGTCTCCTCCGTCTCCTCCAGCCAAGTTTCACCTGCATAG